Proteins found in one Zea mays cultivar B73 chromosome 1, Zm-B73-REFERENCE-NAM-5.0, whole genome shotgun sequence genomic segment:
- the LOC100279110 gene encoding uncharacterized protein isoform X1 codes for MFRRKHGADVNSDDAEQREAKISELKAALGTLSARGEKYCSEACLRRYLEARNWNVAKSRKMLEESLKWRAAYKPEDIRWPDVSVEAETGKMYRASFRDREGRTVVVMKPTKQNTSSHEGQIRFLVYTLENAIFSLPEGQEKMVWLIDFTGWTVSHASPIKTCRETANILQNHFPERLAIGFLFNPPKVFEAFYKVIKIFLDPKSVEKVNFVYQKDEESMKVMYKYIDPEVLPVEFGGKSNVVYNHEEYSELMIQDDIKTASFWAVDAKTNHANPAINGTLVPEVAPQSSSLAAKAS; via the exons ATGTTTAGGAGAAAGCATGGCGCTGATGTCAACTCAGATGATGCTGAGCAAAGAGAAGCAAAG ATTAGTGAACTGAAAGCTGCTCTTGGGACTTTGTCTGCCCGTGGCGAGAAGTACTGCAGTGAAGCATGCTTGAGAAGATATCTGGAAGCCCGTAACTGGAATGTTGCTAAGTCGAGAAAAATGCTGGAAGAAAGTCTCAAGTGGAGGGCAGCTTACAAGCCAGAGGATATTCGTTGG CCTGATGTTTCTGTCGAAGCGGAAACAGGTAAAATGTACAGGGCAAGTTTCCGAGACAGGGAGGGCAGAACTGTTGTTGTCatgaaacctacaaaacaa AATACTTCATCCCATGAAGGGCAGATACGGTTCCTAGTATATACTTTGGAGAATGCAATCTTCAGCCTGCCTGAAGGCCAAGAAAAAATGGTATGGCTGATTGATTTCACAGGATGGACAGTGTCCCATGCTTCGCCAATAAAGACTTGTAGAGAAACTGCAAATATACTGCAAAATCATTTTCCTGAAAGGCTGGCCATTGGATTTCTATTTAACCCCCCCAAAGTATTTGAAGCTTTTTATAAG GTCATCAAGATTTTCCTCGATCCAAAATCGGTCGAGAAGGTGAACTTCGTGTACCAGAAGGATGAGGAGAGCATGAAGGTCATGTACAAATACATCGATCCGGAAGTCCTTCCTGTAGAGTTTGGGGGGAAGAGCAATGTGGTGTACAACCACGAGGAGTACTCCGAGTTAATGATACAAGATGACATCAAAACAGCAAGCTTTTGGGCAGTTGATGCGAAAACTAACCATGCTAACCCTGCCATCAATGGGACCTTGGTTCCTGAGGTTGCGCCACAGTCGTCGTCGCTGGCTGCTAAAGCTAGTTGA
- the LOC100279110 gene encoding uncharacterized protein LOC100279110 has translation MFRRKHGADVNSDDAEQREAKISELKAALGTLSARGEKYCSEACLRRYLEARNWNVAKSRKMLEESLKWRAAYKPEDIRWPDVSVEAETGKMYRASFRDREGRTVVVMKPTKQNTSSHEGQIRFLVYTLENAIFSLPEGQEKMVIKIFLDPKSVEKVNFVYQKDEESMKVMYKYIDPEVLPVEFGGKSNVVYNHEEYSELMIQDDIKTASFWAVDAKTNHANPAINGTLVPEVAPQSSSLAAKAS, from the exons ATGTTTAGGAGAAAGCATGGCGCTGATGTCAACTCAGATGATGCTGAGCAAAGAGAAGCAAAG ATTAGTGAACTGAAAGCTGCTCTTGGGACTTTGTCTGCCCGTGGCGAGAAGTACTGCAGTGAAGCATGCTTGAGAAGATATCTGGAAGCCCGTAACTGGAATGTTGCTAAGTCGAGAAAAATGCTGGAAGAAAGTCTCAAGTGGAGGGCAGCTTACAAGCCAGAGGATATTCGTTGG CCTGATGTTTCTGTCGAAGCGGAAACAGGTAAAATGTACAGGGCAAGTTTCCGAGACAGGGAGGGCAGAACTGTTGTTGTCatgaaacctacaaaacaa AATACTTCATCCCATGAAGGGCAGATACGGTTCCTAGTATATACTTTGGAGAATGCAATCTTCAGCCTGCCTGAAGGCCAAGAAAAAATG GTCATCAAGATTTTCCTCGATCCAAAATCGGTCGAGAAGGTGAACTTCGTGTACCAGAAGGATGAGGAGAGCATGAAGGTCATGTACAAATACATCGATCCGGAAGTCCTTCCTGTAGAGTTTGGGGGGAAGAGCAATGTGGTGTACAACCACGAGGAGTACTCCGAGTTAATGATACAAGATGACATCAAAACAGCAAGCTTTTGGGCAGTTGATGCGAAAACTAACCATGCTAACCCTGCCATCAATGGGACCTTGGTTCCTGAGGTTGCGCCACAGTCGTCGTCGCTGGCTGCTAAAGCTAGTTGA